The sequence below is a genomic window from candidate division WOR-3 bacterium.
TATAACAGGGGAAAGTGGAACTGGTAAAGAGCTCATTGCAGGTGCAATTCACAATCTTTCAAAAAGAAATGATAAATTGTTTGTTGTTGTCCATCTTGCGGCACTTCCAGAAACTCTTATAGAATCTGAATTGTTTGGCTACGAGAAAGGGGCTTTTACAGGAGCTGATAAAAGAAGAATTGGAAAGTTTGAATTTGCTTCTTTTGGAACAATATTTCTTGATGAAATTGGAGAATTGTCAAAAGACGTTCAGGTTAAGTTATTAAGGGTAATAGAGGAGAAAAAAATAACAAGAATTGGCTCTAATAAAGAGATACCTATTGATGTTAGATTAATTTCCGCTACAAATAGGGATATAGAGAAGGAAGTTGAAGAAGGAAAATTCAGGGAAGATTTATATTATCGTTTAAATGTAATTCGTATCCAGGTTCCACCTTTAAGGAAGAGAAAAGAAGACATTCCTTTGCTTGTGGACCATTTTATAAAAATAGAGGCGGAAAAAGAAGGGAAAGAAATTAAGGGAATAACAGAGGAGGCTTTAAAAAAACTTCTTTCTTATGATTTTCCAGGAAATGTGAGGGAACTTGAGAATATTATTAAAAGAGCAGTTGTTTTTTGTCGGGGGAAATATATTTCTATAGAGGATATTCCGCTTTCAGTGGATAAAAAAATAAGGCATAGTGGAAAGTTAAGAGATGTAATTGAAAAAGTCGAAATGGAGATGATTTTAGAAGCTTTAGAGAGATACAGCTGGAATCAAAGTAGAGCTGCAAAAGAATTGGGTATTTCTGAAAGAGCGATTAGATACAAGATGAAAAAATATAGAATAAAATAAAAACCCGTGGCAGAAGCCACGGGTTTTTATTTTTGGTCCTGAGCTATTTCAGGACCGTTATTTTCTTTGCTACTTCGCTAGAACCTGCTGTTAGTTTGAGTAGATATACACCATTTGCAAGATCACTTACATCAAGCTCTGCTTCTTGTGTTCCAG
It includes:
- a CDS encoding sigma-54 dependent transcriptional regulator; its protein translation is MDKINILLIEDEANQRELLRKILLKEGYFVEEASKGEEAISIFGKGYFDLVLLDRKLPDLSGIEVLKKVKEMNPLIPVIIITAFAEVDNAVEAMKEGAFDYLTKPIDVDELIVVIKKALDNLNLKRENLELRESLKEKFQYDRIIYSSGIMEDLMSFVFRAAKSDANVLITGESGTGKELIAGAIHNLSKRNDKLFVVVHLAALPETLIESELFGYEKGAFTGADKRRIGKFEFASFGTIFLDEIGELSKDVQVKLLRVIEEKKITRIGSNKEIPIDVRLISATNRDIEKEVEEGKFREDLYYRLNVIRIQVPPLRKRKEDIPLLVDHFIKIEAEKEGKEIKGITEEALKKLLSYDFPGNVRELENIIKRAVVFCRGKYISIEDIPLSVDKKIRHSGKLRDVIEKVEMEMILEALERYSWNQSRAAKELGISERAIRYKMKKYRIK